A genomic region of Caenorhabditis elegans chromosome V contains the following coding sequences:
- the fbxa-72 gene encoding DUF38 domain-containing protein (Partially confirmed by transcript evidence), translating to MSDSDSDSSVEENSQDPKISLKMCHSLEAAVIEFGIRFDAIAYDMREDHIRFIYNHGPQIKYTEAENGGTTVKCNGQKRIEAENFVDRAFKDMKIALKNVETFEINNDTKEKYNIVKHFTKAFKSEESIHTKAMIFDRFSIRDTISILSRVYAQTLENIHMWHTDIRDFDQFERMIEMDQWKNAKKCTIWESSFDTKYTENLFHFDSFTIYQMSSSLKTQLAIKIRDDVMTRSTFEYCNLRYYETVYTNSLEIAKVFKPDYEGGADFEIEYDNGSNKFKIEFKVSCSPHSFTIKRC from the exons ATGTCTGATTCTGATTCGGATTCCAGCGTAGAAGAGAATTCACAGGATCc aaagatttcCCTTAAAATGTGTCACAGTTTGGAAGCCGCTGTTATTGAATTCGGAATTCGTTTTGATGCAATCGCTTATGACATGAGAGAAGATCACATTAGATTCATTTATAACCACGGTCCTCAAATCAAATACACTGAGGCAGAGAATGGCGGTACTACTGTGAAATGCAATGGACAAAAACGAATTGAAGCAGAAAACTTTGTGGACAGGGCGTTCAAGGACATGAAAATAGCATTGAAGAACGTGGAAACCTTTGAAATTAATAACGATACAAAAGAGAAATACAACATTGTCAAACATTTTACTAAAGCTTTCAAATCAGAAGAAAGTATTCACACGAAGGCTATGATCTTTGACCGCTTCTCAATAAGGGATACTATTTCTATCCTCTCACGTGTTTATGCACAAACGCTGGAAAACATTCACATGTGGCACACTGACATTCGTGATTTTGATCAGTTTGAACGGATGATTGAAATGgatcaatggaaaaatgcgaaaaaatgcacaatttggGAATCCTCGTTTGACACCAAATATACAGAAAATTTGTTCCATTTTGACTCATTTACCATTTACCAAATGTCCTCCAGCCTAAAAACACAGCTTGCTATCAAAATTAGAGAC gatgTAATGACCAGAAGTACATTTGAATATTGTAACCTACGTTACTACGAAACAGTTTACACGAATTCACTCGAAATTGCGAAAGTATTCAAGCCAGACTATGAAGGTGGCGCTGATTTTGAAATCGAATATGACAACGGTTCCAACAAATTCAAGATTGAGTTCAAAGTTTCTTGCAGTCCCCACTCTTTTACTATAAAAAGATGTTGA